A genomic segment from Rubrobacter tropicus encodes:
- a CDS encoding QueT transporter family protein, whose protein sequence is MAGVVGALYVVLSLLVAPLAFGPVQFRLGEVLKPLVIRYPATIPAFAVGVGLVNLFSPVAGGLELLLMPLVNLVGGALCWLVAHRVGGRAGTYLASTLFALVIAAGVATVLHFAAGLPYLVAFGSVAVSELVLLLLGNAVLVRRL, encoded by the coding sequence GTGGCCGGGGTGGTCGGGGCACTCTACGTGGTCCTCAGCCTGCTGGTGGCCCCACTGGCTTTCGGACCCGTACAGTTCAGGCTCGGGGAGGTTCTCAAGCCGCTGGTCATAAGGTACCCGGCGACCATCCCAGCCTTCGCGGTCGGGGTGGGGCTCGTCAACCTGTTCAGCCCGGTGGCCGGCGGGCTGGAGCTTCTTCTGATGCCCCTCGTTAACCTCGTGGGCGGCGCGCTCTGCTGGCTCGTCGCGCACCGGGTAGGGGGGAGGGCGGGGACGTACCTCGCCAGCACGCTCTTCGCGCTCGTCATCGCCGCCGGCGTGGCGACGGTGCTGCACTTCGCCGCGGGGCTCCCCTACCTCGTCGCCTTCGGCTCGGTCGCCGTCTCGGAGCTGGTGCTCCTGCTCCTGGGCAACGCCGTGCTGGTGCGGAGGCTGTAG
- the queF gene encoding preQ(1) synthase: protein MQRGDERVLGRDARGPIRADEIDTVPWAHGGKDAVVEFATDELTAICPVTGQPDFYDLKLTYRPRERLLESKAMKLYLWGFREKGAFAEDLAATLLDDLVAACDPVEMTVDLTQQVRGGLKIRTVVRHTG from the coding sequence ATGCAACGAGGAGACGAGCGGGTGCTGGGCCGAGATGCCCGGGGTCCTATAAGGGCGGACGAGATAGACACCGTCCCCTGGGCCCACGGCGGCAAGGACGCCGTCGTCGAGTTCGCGACGGACGAGCTTACCGCGATCTGCCCGGTAACGGGCCAGCCCGACTTCTACGACCTGAAGCTGACGTACCGCCCGAGGGAGCGCCTCCTGGAGTCCAAGGCCATGAAGCTCTACCTCTGGGGTTTTCGTGAGAAGGGCGCCTTCGCCGAGGACCTGGCGGCGACGCTCCTCGACGACCTCGTCGCCGCCTGCGACCCAGTCGAGATGACCGTGGACCTCACGCAGCAGGTGCGGGGAGGGCTCAAGATCCGGACCGTCGTCCGTCATACCGGGTAG
- a CDS encoding Nramp family divalent metal transporter yields MADVTGRPVGEAEAGEAPSTWGSRLRLIGPGLVVAATGVGAGDMVSSLTAGTEFGTVLIWAVVLGAALKFALTEGLGRWYMATKTTILEGWHSMGWWASIYFMVYLALVTFFFGAAAPSASALATDAMFPGLLPFWLWAVLHSVVFGFGICIIGRYGLFERVMEVFVGLMFLTVVGLAVLLTPSLGELALGTVVPRMPEGSLPFVLAVIGGVGGTFTLVSYTYWVRERGWRRPAWIPMMRTDLAVGYIMTGVFMVAMLVIGAELLFANGTSIEGEDGLVALSNPISERFGPVASWLFLIGFWAAATSSITGAWNGGAYLFGDLVRTIRRVPEEEGEEYLSETGVFFRLFLAWITFPPMLLLAFDEPVTIVIVYASLGALFMPFLAVTLLWLLNLRVPREFRSGLLSNAILGVSLLIFLYVGAQEILGALGG; encoded by the coding sequence ATGGCGGACGTTACCGGGAGGCCTGTCGGGGAGGCAGAAGCGGGGGAGGCCCCGTCCACCTGGGGGAGCAGGCTCAGGCTCATCGGGCCGGGTCTGGTCGTCGCCGCGACGGGGGTCGGGGCCGGGGACATGGTCTCCTCGCTCACCGCCGGCACGGAGTTCGGGACCGTCCTGATCTGGGCCGTCGTCCTCGGCGCCGCGCTGAAGTTCGCGCTCACGGAGGGGCTCGGCCGCTGGTACATGGCGACGAAGACGACGATCCTCGAAGGCTGGCACTCGATGGGCTGGTGGGCGAGCATCTACTTTATGGTCTACCTGGCGCTCGTCACGTTCTTCTTCGGCGCCGCCGCCCCCTCCGCCTCCGCGCTGGCGACGGATGCGATGTTCCCGGGCCTCCTGCCGTTCTGGTTGTGGGCCGTCCTGCACTCCGTCGTCTTCGGGTTCGGCATCTGCATCATCGGCCGGTACGGGCTCTTCGAGCGGGTGATGGAGGTCTTCGTGGGCCTGATGTTCCTGACGGTGGTCGGCCTCGCGGTCCTGCTCACCCCGAGCCTGGGCGAGCTCGCCCTCGGGACGGTGGTGCCGCGGATGCCCGAGGGGTCGCTACCCTTCGTGCTCGCCGTTATAGGCGGCGTGGGCGGGACTTTTACGCTCGTCTCCTACACCTACTGGGTGCGCGAGCGCGGCTGGCGGCGGCCGGCCTGGATCCCGATGATGCGCACCGACCTGGCCGTCGGCTACATAATGACCGGCGTCTTCATGGTCGCGATGCTGGTGATCGGCGCCGAGCTCCTGTTCGCCAACGGGACGAGCATCGAAGGCGAGGACGGACTCGTGGCCCTCTCGAACCCGATCTCCGAACGCTTCGGCCCGGTGGCGAGCTGGCTGTTCCTCATCGGCTTCTGGGCTGCTGCGACGAGCTCCATCACGGGTGCCTGGAACGGCGGCGCCTACCTCTTCGGCGACCTGGTGAGGACCATCAGGCGGGTGCCGGAGGAGGAGGGCGAGGAGTACCTTTCGGAGACGGGCGTCTTTTTCCGCCTCTTCCTGGCCTGGATCACGTTCCCGCCCATGCTGCTGCTCGCCTTCGACGAGCCGGTTACCATCGTGATCGTTTACGCTTCCCTCGGCGCCCTGTTCATGCCGTTCCTCGCCGTTACGCTCCTCTGGCTCCTGAACCTCCGCGTCCCGCGCGAGTTCCGCAGCGGCCTGCTCTCCAACGCGATCCTCGGCGTCTCCTTGCTGATCTTCCTCTACGTCGGAGCCCAGGAGATACTGGGCGCCCTGGGAGGGTGA
- a CDS encoding BCCT family transporter, translating into MRRSAGSTVDMGVFGVSVGIAALFVLWGVLFAENLSAVASAALNFLIGSFGWVFILSTFGFLIFVVYLAFSRHGRVKLGADDDEPEFKTVSWVAMMFSVGMGIGLMFFGVAEPISHYAAPPHGLAKAETEGAALLAMEYSYFHWAFHPWAIYAVVGLALAYFTFRKGRKNLISSAFYPILGDKVDGPIGKGIDTLAIFATLFGTATSLGLGALQITGGLNFLTDAVPADSNAWAIGIIAFMTVAFILSAVSGIHRGIQWLSNVNMVLAVALVLFLFVVGPTVFVLNTFTESVGGYFANLVPMSFRTAAFGDAAWLASWTVFYWAWWISWTPFVGTFIARISRGRTIREFVLGVLVVPSLVTFVWFGVLGGSALNLELTGNPGIVDAVSESSTVALFATLGEFPLAGLMSLIAIVLVALFFISGADAGAVVMGMLSSRGALEPNRAVVVVWGTLAGATAAICLLANGLEGLQQAAIISAAPFVLVMIAMCYSLMKELRAEPGTAPERRTAPEPERAATRPPGVPAPQHMRSERDARER; encoded by the coding sequence ATGAGAAGGTCCGCGGGTTCGACGGTTGACATGGGCGTCTTTGGGGTGTCGGTAGGCATCGCGGCGTTGTTCGTGTTGTGGGGTGTTCTCTTCGCGGAGAACCTTTCGGCGGTCGCGTCCGCGGCGTTGAACTTTTTGATAGGTTCCTTCGGCTGGGTCTTTATCCTCTCGACGTTCGGGTTCCTGATCTTCGTGGTCTACCTGGCCTTCTCGCGCCACGGAAGGGTAAAGCTCGGTGCCGACGACGACGAGCCGGAGTTCAAGACCGTCTCTTGGGTGGCCATGATGTTCAGCGTCGGCATGGGCATCGGCCTCATGTTCTTCGGCGTCGCGGAGCCCATCTCCCACTACGCCGCCCCGCCCCACGGCCTGGCCAAGGCGGAGACCGAGGGCGCCGCGCTGCTGGCGATGGAGTACTCGTACTTTCACTGGGCTTTCCACCCGTGGGCCATCTACGCCGTCGTGGGCCTGGCGCTCGCGTACTTCACGTTCCGAAAGGGGCGCAAGAACCTCATAAGCTCCGCGTTCTACCCGATACTCGGGGACAAGGTAGACGGGCCCATAGGCAAGGGCATAGACACTTTAGCGATCTTCGCGACGCTCTTCGGGACGGCGACTTCCCTGGGGCTCGGGGCGCTCCAGATCACGGGCGGTCTCAACTTCTTGACCGACGCCGTTCCGGCCGACTCGAACGCGTGGGCCATCGGGATTATCGCGTTCATGACCGTGGCGTTCATCCTGTCGGCGGTCTCAGGCATCCACCGGGGCATCCAGTGGCTCTCGAACGTGAACATGGTGCTTGCCGTGGCGCTGGTCCTGTTCCTGTTCGTCGTGGGCCCCACGGTCTTCGTCCTGAACACCTTCACGGAGTCCGTCGGCGGCTACTTCGCCAACCTGGTCCCGATGAGCTTCAGGACGGCGGCGTTCGGGGACGCGGCCTGGCTCGCCTCGTGGACCGTCTTCTACTGGGCGTGGTGGATCAGCTGGACCCCGTTCGTCGGGACTTTTATAGCCAGGATCTCGCGCGGGCGCACCATCAGGGAGTTCGTGCTCGGCGTGCTCGTCGTGCCGAGCCTGGTCACGTTCGTGTGGTTCGGCGTCCTCGGCGGGTCGGCCCTCAACCTGGAGCTTACCGGCAACCCCGGGATAGTGGATGCGGTCTCCGAGAGCTCGACCGTAGCCCTCTTCGCCACCCTCGGCGAGTTCCCGCTGGCGGGTCTTATGTCCCTGATCGCCATAGTCCTCGTCGCGCTCTTCTTTATTAGCGGGGCGGACGCGGGGGCTGTCGTGATGGGAATGCTCTCCTCGCGGGGCGCCCTGGAGCCGAACCGGGCGGTCGTCGTGGTCTGGGGGACCCTCGCCGGCGCCACCGCCGCGATCTGCCTCCTCGCAAACGGCCTCGAAGGCCTGCAGCAGGCGGCCATCATCTCCGCGGCACCCTTCGTACTCGTCATGATCGCGATGTGCTACTCCCTGATGAAGGAACTCCGCGCGGAGCCCGGGACCGCCCCCGAGCGCCGAACCGCCCCCGAGCCGGAACGGGCCGCCACCCGTCCGCCCGGCGTCCCCGCGCCCCAGCACATGCGCTCGGAACGCGACGCGCGGGAGCGCTAG
- a CDS encoding non-ribosomal peptide synthetase, whose amino-acid sequence MDERNLCLHELFERQVRRTPDATAVVDARTTLTYAELDRRADVLAAHLRSAGVAPDAAVGVYMERCAEYVVAILAAMKAGGAFVPLELAYPPSQLEDVLSDCEPIVVLTKEAHAGRLPDWQRGFRMDVEEPATSDETPEPPRVDRENLAFIPYSSGTTGKPKGIANPHRAPVLSYLWRYGISDYGPDDRVGCSVFFVWEVLRPLLRGGASYVIGDDVIYDPPALVRYLEEHRITEIQMTSSLTEAVLDASGPDLAERLPDLKTVWVCGEVVTKTLARRLLEALPHTCSYNLYSIAETHEVAVTELGEALGHPESTYCPVGRPARPERLYVLDDGLRRVPEGEPGEVVVGGEMLARGFVNLPEKTAERFVPDPFAGEGGARMYRTGDRGRMLSDGHLEILGRADFRVRIRGYNVELGAVEAAIETRLAVRACVVVSEGDEGEDKRLVAYVVPEPEDDHRFSGWDLDPKTGRSKEIRSALRDALPHYAVPAVYVELDALPIQDTSGKVDRKKLPPSPPRQARPGRDGDLSGVRLTADASRSEKEDLLKRIWEETLRLDEDEVETDDNFFDLGGHSLAAAQLSGRVEEGFGVHVSMPLFMEDPTVGGLCDRIEALQRDEDGEARPSEVDLRAEAVLEPEILPEGGETKDLRNAENVFLTGATGFLGAFLLDGLLSSTGARVHCLVREREDEDPIETIASNLESYGLPVDGMDRVVPVVGDLGEPLLGMDPEKFDALAREADLVIHAAAAVNLVYPYPALKAPNVGGTREALRLACRRRTKPFHFVSTDGIFPPDAELCEEDTDLDSLAEAREDGYGRSKWVAEKLVREAAGRGLPACVYRPGFISGHSETGASNPRDLQGAVLSESLRLGAAPEVDGWRLEMTPVDFVAAAILDVASKPEALGGTYHLANPEPVPAETVFDWLEEGGYVLDLVPHEEWSNRLEAAPPEDENGPGGVLRGASPDAADLSDNNVYDDRNTRRILGEDGPTRPDLNEDLILTYARYFAARGWAPEPASLQESGRQG is encoded by the coding sequence ATGGACGAACGTAACCTCTGCCTGCACGAGCTCTTCGAGCGCCAGGTCCGGAGAACCCCGGACGCGACGGCCGTGGTCGACGCGCGGACCACGCTGACCTACGCGGAACTGGACCGGCGGGCCGACGTGCTTGCCGCCCACCTGCGGAGCGCGGGCGTCGCGCCGGACGCGGCGGTCGGCGTGTACATGGAGCGCTGCGCGGAGTATGTGGTGGCGATCCTGGCCGCCATGAAGGCCGGCGGCGCCTTCGTCCCCCTGGAGCTCGCCTACCCGCCCTCGCAACTCGAGGACGTTCTATCAGACTGCGAGCCTATCGTCGTGCTCACCAAAGAGGCCCACGCCGGACGCCTGCCCGACTGGCAGCGAGGCTTCCGGATGGACGTGGAGGAGCCAGCGACGTCCGACGAAACCCCCGAACCTCCCCGGGTGGACCGGGAGAACCTGGCTTTCATCCCGTACTCGTCGGGAACCACGGGCAAGCCGAAGGGCATCGCGAACCCGCACCGGGCCCCCGTGCTCTCGTACCTGTGGCGCTACGGTATCAGCGACTATGGGCCGGATGACCGGGTCGGGTGCAGCGTCTTCTTCGTGTGGGAGGTGTTGAGGCCGCTCTTGCGGGGCGGGGCCTCGTACGTCATCGGGGACGACGTCATCTACGACCCGCCGGCCCTCGTTCGATACCTGGAAGAGCACCGCATCACAGAGATCCAGATGACATCCTCGCTGACGGAGGCCGTCCTCGACGCGAGCGGCCCTGACCTCGCCGAACGCCTCCCCGACCTCAAGACGGTCTGGGTCTGCGGCGAGGTGGTCACGAAGACCCTGGCCCGCCGCCTGCTAGAAGCGCTGCCCCACACCTGTTCTTACAACCTCTACAGCATCGCCGAGACCCACGAGGTCGCGGTAACGGAGCTCGGTGAAGCCCTGGGCCACCCCGAGTCCACGTACTGCCCCGTTGGCCGTCCCGCCCGCCCGGAGCGCCTGTACGTCCTGGACGACGGGCTTCGGCGCGTGCCCGAGGGGGAACCGGGCGAGGTCGTCGTCGGGGGAGAGATGCTCGCCCGCGGCTTCGTCAACCTGCCGGAGAAGACCGCGGAGCGCTTCGTGCCGGACCCGTTCGCCGGCGAGGGCGGGGCGCGGATGTACAGGACCGGCGACAGGGGACGGATGCTCTCAGACGGGCACCTGGAGATACTCGGACGCGCGGACTTCCGCGTGCGGATAAGGGGCTACAACGTCGAGCTCGGCGCGGTCGAGGCCGCCATCGAGACCCGCCTCGCCGTCCGGGCCTGCGTCGTGGTCTCCGAGGGCGACGAGGGCGAGGACAAGCGCCTCGTCGCCTACGTGGTCCCCGAGCCCGAAGACGACCACCGCTTCTCCGGTTGGGACCTCGACCCGAAGACGGGGCGCAGCAAGGAGATCCGCAGCGCCCTGCGCGACGCCCTGCCACACTACGCGGTACCCGCAGTCTACGTCGAGCTCGACGCCCTCCCCATACAGGACACCTCCGGCAAGGTCGACCGCAAGAAGCTCCCGCCTTCCCCGCCCCGCCAGGCCCGCCCCGGCCGCGACGGGGATCTCTCCGGCGTACGGCTCACCGCCGACGCCTCCCGCTCCGAGAAAGAGGACCTGCTCAAGAGGATCTGGGAAGAGACGCTGCGCCTGGACGAAGACGAGGTCGAAACCGACGACAACTTCTTCGACCTCGGCGGTCACTCGCTCGCCGCGGCCCAGCTCTCGGGCCGCGTGGAGGAGGGCTTCGGCGTCCACGTCTCGATGCCATTGTTCATGGAGGACCCGACGGTGGGCGGGCTGTGCGACAGGATCGAAGCCCTCCAGCGCGACGAAGACGGCGAAGCGCGCCCATCTGAGGTAGACCTTCGCGCCGAGGCGGTCCTGGAACCGGAGATCTTGCCGGAGGGAGGAGAGACGAAGGACCTGCGCAACGCAGAGAACGTCTTCCTGACGGGTGCCACGGGCTTTCTCGGGGCCTTCCTCCTCGACGGCCTGCTCTCCTCGACGGGGGCCCGCGTCCACTGCCTCGTCCGGGAGCGCGAGGACGAGGACCCCATCGAGACCATCGCCTCGAACCTCGAAAGCTACGGGCTCCCGGTGGACGGTATGGACCGCGTCGTGCCGGTCGTGGGGGATCTCGGGGAGCCTTTGCTCGGTATGGACCCGGAGAAGTTCGACGCGCTGGCGCGGGAGGCGGACCTCGTGATCCACGCCGCCGCCGCCGTGAACCTCGTCTACCCTTATCCCGCGCTGAAGGCGCCGAACGTCGGTGGCACGCGCGAGGCGCTGCGCCTCGCCTGCCGCCGCAGAACCAAGCCGTTCCACTTCGTCTCGACCGACGGCATCTTCCCCCCAGACGCGGAACTCTGCGAGGAGGACACGGATCTCGACTCCCTCGCCGAAGCCCGCGAGGACGGCTACGGCCGGTCCAAATGGGTGGCCGAGAAGCTCGTGCGGGAGGCGGCCGGGCGAGGTCTTCCGGCCTGCGTCTACAGGCCGGGCTTCATCTCGGGGCACTCCGAGACCGGCGCCTCGAACCCGCGCGACCTGCAGGGAGCGGTACTCTCGGAGTCGTTGCGCCTGGGGGCCGCGCCCGAGGTCGATGGCTGGAGGCTCGAGATGACGCCCGTAGACTTCGTGGCCGCCGCGATCCTCGACGTCGCCTCCAAACCCGAAGCCCTCGGCGGGACCTACCACCTCGCCAACCCGGAGCCCGTTCCCGCGGAGACGGTCTTCGACTGGCTGGAGGAAGGAGGATACGTGTTGGATCTCGTCCCCCACGAGGAATGGTCGAACCGCCTGGAGGCCGCGCCGCCCGAAGACGAAAACGGGCCCGGCGGCGTCCTGCGCGGGGCCTCCCCGGACGCCGCAGACCTCTCGGACAACAACGTCTACGACGACCGGAACACCCGGCGAATCCTGGGCGAAGACGGCCCGACAAGGCCGGATCTGAACGAGGACCTCATCCTGACCTACGCCCGGTACTTCGCCGCACGAGGTTGGGCGCCGGAACCAGCGTCCCTACAGGAGAGCGGACGCCAGGGTTAG
- a CDS encoding PRC-barrel domain-containing protein: MEDRGLVGIEARAADGEAVGRISEVIEDEDGSITHVVVERDEESLEVPITALTLDRDADFATFHADPSDDEPGDHVGDEETPQGYAPNESDVDDGEHEGQFVTTPTDPDEAVSLDEEASTEADEAGGWEDEGSTTADSGYPRTDVYIDPETGEEQVDPQLEENDSLGADVRDLVNGTGLTVLAVKDGVVQLGGSAATREDLAGNVEEVRGLDGVLDVDTTDVDVG, encoded by the coding sequence ATGGAAGATCGCGGGCTGGTAGGCATAGAGGCGCGGGCGGCGGACGGTGAGGCGGTCGGGCGCATCTCGGAGGTCATAGAGGACGAGGATGGGTCGATCACGCACGTCGTCGTCGAGCGGGATGAGGAGAGCCTGGAGGTCCCGATCACGGCGTTGACGTTGGACCGGGACGCGGACTTCGCCACTTTCCACGCCGACCCCTCGGACGACGAGCCCGGCGACCACGTCGGCGACGAGGAGACGCCCCAGGGCTACGCCCCGAACGAATCCGACGTGGACGACGGCGAGCACGAGGGCCAGTTCGTCACCACCCCGACGGACCCAGACGAGGCCGTCTCCCTGGACGAAGAAGCATCGACCGAGGCGGACGAGGCGGGCGGGTGGGAGGACGAAGGCTCGACCACCGCCGACTCCGGCTACCCGCGCACCGACGTCTACATAGACCCCGAAACGGGGGAAGAGCAGGTGGACCCACAGCTAGAGGAAAACGACTCCCTCGGCGCCGACGTGAGGGACCTAGTAAACGGCACGGGCCTGACCGTCCTGGCCGTAAAAGACGGCGTCGTTCAACTAGGCGGGTCGGCTGCCACCCGGGAGGATCTGGCCGGGAACGTGGAGGAGGTCAGGGGACTCGACGGCGTCCTTGACGTGGACACCACGGACGTGGACGTGGGGTAG
- a CDS encoding ATP-dependent Clp protease ATP-binding subunit, with amino-acid sequence MICENCGVRPASVQVFRQQGDQRATSYLCTQCARQLGMFGGAYGGGNPFEMLQNLVQQQGGQGPNNFFEALSGEAREAVMRAREASAGTTRTNAIGTDHLLAGIVTGENVATEALKRAGANVDEMRSTFGAQRGDPGEAVYTFTPSAKHALQLAFQAARQMGAAQIGSEHLLLGLLGEGDGNAYQILARNGAGDAEALRREILRLLQQRGGAVPGAAGPGGPGGGGNFGGGFGAGGGQPGPQSKTPTLDQVTRDLTEAARNGELDPVMGRAEEIARSVRILSRRTKNNPVLIGEPGVGKTAIVEGLAQRIVSDDVPESLRGKRVLALDTGSLVAGTRFRGDFEERMSQMIQELQGEERDIVLFIDELHTIVGAGGAEGAVNASNMLKPALARGELQVIGATTLDEYRKHVEKDAALERRFQPVLVDEPTVDESVGILFGLRDRYEAHHKVRISDEAIVAAAQLGDRYITDRYLPDKAIDLLDEAAAEVRLRSAVPPVDVRRIEEEIAQLEREKDDAVRGEDYEKAANLKQRQEQLKAELREQQEGWVGRREDNSPEVGREDIARILEEWTGVPATNIVQEEAERLLNLEGVLHERVVGQDRAVKSVSEAVRRARAGIKDPNRPVGSFIFLGPTGVGKTELARTLAEYLFGEEDAMIRIDMSEFQERHTVSRLVGAPPGYVGYDEAGQLTEAVRRRPYSVVLFDEIEKAHPDVFNTLLQLLDDGRLTDAQGRTVNFQNTVIIMTSNVGSQHLVSTKQFGFTSSDGVDFQETERRAMDALERAFRPEFINRVDEIIVFEPLTRENVLEIVGIMLSRLNKHLESQRISVEVTDAAKAFLAETGYDPKFGARPLARAIRRYVENPLSSRIIGGDFDPGDTVVVDRAGDGLTFEKKVSVTQQ; translated from the coding sequence ATGATATGCGAGAACTGCGGGGTCAGGCCGGCGAGCGTGCAGGTCTTTCGGCAGCAGGGGGATCAGCGCGCGACGAGCTACTTATGCACGCAGTGCGCGCGGCAGCTCGGCATGTTCGGCGGCGCTTACGGCGGGGGGAACCCGTTCGAGATGCTGCAGAACCTCGTGCAGCAGCAGGGCGGCCAGGGGCCGAACAACTTCTTCGAGGCCCTCAGCGGCGAGGCCAGGGAGGCCGTGATGCGGGCCCGCGAGGCTTCGGCCGGGACGACGCGGACCAACGCGATCGGGACCGACCACCTGCTGGCGGGCATCGTCACCGGCGAGAACGTGGCGACCGAGGCGCTCAAGCGGGCCGGGGCGAACGTGGACGAGATGCGCTCCACCTTCGGCGCGCAGCGCGGCGACCCTGGCGAGGCCGTCTACACCTTTACGCCGAGCGCCAAGCACGCCCTGCAGCTCGCCTTCCAGGCCGCGCGGCAGATGGGGGCCGCCCAGATCGGCAGCGAGCACCTCTTGCTCGGGCTTCTCGGCGAGGGCGACGGCAACGCGTACCAGATCCTGGCCCGCAACGGGGCCGGCGACGCGGAGGCCTTGAGGCGTGAGATCCTCCGTCTCCTCCAGCAGCGCGGCGGCGCTGTCCCCGGCGCAGCCGGACCGGGCGGTCCCGGTGGCGGCGGCAACTTCGGCGGCGGCTTCGGCGCCGGGGGCGGTCAGCCCGGTCCGCAGAGCAAGACGCCGACCCTGGATCAGGTAACCCGCGACCTTACCGAGGCGGCGCGCAACGGCGAGCTCGACCCGGTCATGGGCCGCGCAGAGGAGATAGCCCGCTCCGTCCGCATCCTGAGCCGCAGGACCAAGAACAACCCCGTGCTCATAGGGGAGCCCGGCGTCGGCAAGACCGCCATCGTCGAAGGGCTGGCGCAGAGGATCGTCTCCGACGACGTGCCCGAGTCGCTCAGGGGCAAGCGCGTGCTCGCGCTCGACACCGGGTCTCTCGTGGCCGGCACCCGTTTCCGCGGGGACTTCGAGGAGCGGATGAGCCAGATGATCCAGGAGCTCCAGGGCGAGGAGCGGGACATAGTCCTCTTCATAGACGAGCTCCACACCATCGTGGGCGCCGGCGGGGCCGAGGGCGCCGTGAACGCCTCGAACATGCTCAAGCCTGCCTTGGCAAGAGGCGAGCTGCAGGTCATAGGCGCGACCACGCTCGACGAGTACCGCAAGCACGTCGAGAAGGACGCGGCACTCGAGCGTCGCTTCCAGCCCGTGCTCGTGGACGAGCCGACCGTTGACGAGTCGGTCGGCATCCTCTTCGGCCTGAGGGACCGCTACGAGGCCCATCACAAGGTCCGTATCTCCGACGAGGCCATAGTCGCCGCGGCGCAGCTCGGCGACCGCTACATCACCGACCGCTACCTCCCGGACAAGGCCATAGACTTGCTGGACGAGGCCGCGGCCGAGGTGAGGCTCCGTTCGGCGGTGCCGCCGGTGGACGTGAGGCGCATAGAGGAGGAGATAGCGCAGCTAGAGCGCGAGAAGGACGACGCCGTGCGCGGCGAGGACTACGAGAAGGCCGCCAACCTCAAGCAGCGCCAGGAGCAGCTCAAGGCCGAGCTGCGCGAGCAGCAGGAGGGCTGGGTCGGCCGGCGCGAGGACAACTCCCCCGAGGTCGGGCGCGAGGACATAGCCCGCATCCTCGAGGAGTGGACCGGGGTGCCCGCGACCAACATCGTCCAGGAGGAGGCGGAGAGGCTCCTCAACCTCGAGGGCGTGCTCCACGAGCGGGTCGTCGGGCAGGACAGGGCCGTGAAGTCCGTCTCCGAGGCCGTCAGGCGGGCGCGGGCCGGCATAAAGGATCCCAACCGTCCCGTCGGATCCTTCATCTTCCTCGGCCCGACCGGGGTCGGCAAGACCGAGCTCGCCCGTACCCTCGCCGAGTACCTCTTCGGCGAGGAGGACGCCATGATCCGGATAGACATGTCCGAGTTCCAGGAGCGCCACACGGTCTCCAGGCTCGTCGGCGCCCCTCCGGGCTACGTCGGCTACGACGAGGCCGGCCAGCTCACCGAGGCCGTGCGCCGCAGGCCGTACAGCGTGGTCCTTTTTGATGAGATCGAGAAGGCCCACCCCGACGTCTTCAACACGCTGCTCCAGTTGCTCGACGACGGGAGGCTGACGGACGCGCAGGGCAGGACCGTGAACTTCCAGAACACGGTGATCATCATGACCTCCAACGTCGGGAGCCAGCACCTCGTCTCGACCAAGCAGTTCGGGTTCACTTCATCCGACGGCGTGGACTTCCAGGAGACCGAGCGGCGGGCCATGGACGCCCTGGAGCGGGCCTTCAGGCCGGAGTTCATAAACAGGGTCGACGAGATCATAGTCTTCGAGCCGCTCACGCGCGAGAACGTCCTCGAGATCGTCGGCATCATGCTCTCCCGCCTGAACAAGCACCTGGAGAGCCAGCGGATCTCCGTCGAGGTCACCGACGCCGCCAAGGCGTTCCTGGCCGAGACGGGCTACGACCCGAAGTTCGGCGCGAGGCCCCTGGCCCGGGCGATAAGGCGTTACGTCGAGAACCCGCTCTCCAGCCGGATAATCGGCGGCGACTTCGACCCCGGCGACACCGTCGTCGTGGACCGCGCGGGCGACGGGCTGACCTTCGAGAAGAAGGTGTCCGTCACGCAGCAGTAA